The following are from one region of the Calypte anna isolate BGI_N300 chromosome 13, bCalAnn1_v1.p, whole genome shotgun sequence genome:
- the SRA1 gene encoding steroid receptor RNA activator 1 has protein sequence MAELYVKPGNQERGWNDPPQFSYGLQAQAGDPKRIPLTRRAPPPPTGAPPGAPPDPAVAPSASASSPAPPPRALGPPPLGSISPAPRAESRGPSAAACPEECSLPAHAVLGPLREALDSCRPSVSKQVCDDIGRRLTVLEDAWAQGKLSAPVRKGMSLLVQELQQQHWDAADEIHRSLMVDHVNEVSQWLVGVKRLIAETRSLPAAELPAETQDGSAKPPDGQKDS, from the exons ATGGCGGAGCTCTACGTGAAGCCGG GGAACCAGGAGCGTGGCTGGAACGACCCTCCCCAGTTCTCCTACGGGCTGCAGGCGCAGGCCGGGGATCCCAAGCGAATCCCGCTCACCCGCCGGGCCCCCCCTCCGCCCACGGGAGCTCCCCCAG gTGCTCCTCCAGACCCGGCCGTTGCCCCTTCTGCCTCCGCTTCCAGCCCAGCGCCTCCTCCCCGGGCGCTGGGACCACCCCCCTTGGGGTCCATCAGCCCTGCCCCGCGGGCAGAGAGCAGGGGGCCGAGTGCTGCAGCCTGCCCGGAGGAATGCAGCCTGCCTGCCCATGCCGTCCTCGGCCCGCTCAGAGAAGCCCTCGACTCCTGCCGCCCCTCGGTGTCG aaacaaGTGTGTGATGACATCGGGCGGCGGCTGACCGTGCTGGAGGATGCATGGGCTCAGGGAAAGCTGTCAGCCCCGGTGAGAAAGGGGATGAGCCTCCTGGTGCAAG agcttcagcagcagcactgggatgcaGCTGATGAGATCCACCGCTCACTCATGGTGGATCATGTGAACGAGGTGAGCCAGTGGCTGGTGGGTGTCAAGCGTCTGATTGCTGAGACCAGGAGCCTGCCTGCTGCGGAGCTGCCTGCGGAGACACAGGATGGCAGCGCTAAGCCTCCGGACGGCCAGAAGGATTCCTGA